One Apis cerana isolate GH-2021 linkage group LG15, AcerK_1.0, whole genome shotgun sequence DNA window includes the following coding sequences:
- the LOC107997459 gene encoding uncharacterized protein LOC107997459, with protein MPIGAADSGDERRSPALLLDSDVDRIVERKLGTDNFRVSSWSLDKLGETNGFLGQYYTLRVAVEGGGRLRFFAKTPPPTSSPQYDFLVRHNTFNKEIDVYGEIIPEMGAGGGEKWLPDYYLGKNDRIIVLEDAVDSGYATLDKYETYEKEHWVLLAGVIATLHSRSLVLDERLRRGTGRTMLEVYGHLLEEVAFVESEPLAGKYLSSCVKGAWAMVDMKEGLGRDEAAAIKDWIGEWVPRLPEIVVSSDRWRNVMCHRDLWSNNIMFKMDGEGKPSGCYLVDFQFLRYSPPAYDFETALLLTTSRAVRREFRDLFVDVYYDTVRRELSSEGLVAEECLPREEFEKSCEEVRTMALAYAVANMQIMLLSKQAVEEYFVGSTEKLEHYVYGDRRPDLVESECRATEMYRTRITEVIEEIGEHIASKGKWQERGK; from the coding sequence ATGCCGATCGGGGCCGCCGACTCGGGCGACGAGCGCCGATCGCCCGCGCTTCTCCTCGACTCCGACGTGGATAGGATCGTGGAGCGCAAACTGGGCACCGACAACTTCCGCGTCTCGAGCTGGAGTTTGGACAAGCTGGGCGAGACGAACGGATTCCTGGGCCAGTACTACACCCTCCGGGTTGCGGTGGAGGGTGGCGGGCGCCTGAGGTTCTTCGCGAAAACGCCGCCGCCCACCTCCAGCCCCCAGTACGACTTCCTCGTGCGGCACAACACGTTCAACAAGGAGATCGACGTGTACGGTGAGATAATACCGGAGATGGGGGCAGGGGGCGGGGAGAAATGGCTGCCCGACTATTACCTGGGCAAGAACGACCGCATAATAGTTCTGGAGGACGCGGTGGACAGCGGCTACGCGACGCTGGACAAGTACGAGACGTACGAGAAGGAGCATTGGGTGCTGCTGGCGGGGGTGATCGCCACGCTTCACTCGAGATCGCTGGTGCTGGACGAGAGGCTGCGACGCGGCACGGGGAGGACGATGCTGGAGGTGTACGGGCACCTGCTGGAAGAGGTGGCGTTCGTGGAGAGCGAGCCGTTGGCGGGCAAGTACCTGTCCTCGTGCGTGAAAGGCGCCTGGGCCATGGTCGATATGAAGGAGGGGCTGGGCAGGGACGAGGCTGCGGCGATAAAGGATTGGATAGGCGAGTGGGTGCCGAGGCTACCGGAGATCGTGGTGTCGTCCGACAGGTGGAGGAACGTGATGTGCCATCGGGACTTGTGGTCCAACAACATCATGTTCAAGATGGACGGCGAGGGTAAACCGAGCGGCTGCTACCTCGTCGATTTCCAATTCCTGCGCTACAGCCCGCCCGCCTACGATTTCGAGACCGCCCTCCTCCTCACCACCTCCAGAGCGGTGAGGCGCGAGTTCCGCGACCTGTTCGTCGACGTCTATTACGACACGGTGAGGAGGGAGCTGTCGAGCGAGGGCCTCGTCGCCGAGGAGTGTTTGCCGCGGGAAGAGTTCGAGAAGAGTTGCGAGGAGGTGAGAACAATGGCGTTGGCGTACGCGGTTGCCAACATGCAGATAATGCTGCTCTCGAAGCAAGCGGTCGAGGAATATTTCGTCGGCTCGACCGAGAAACTGGAGCACTACGTGTACGGCGATCGACGCCCCGATCTCGTCGAGAGCGAGTGCCGCGCCACCGAGATGTATCGGACGCGAATCACGGAGGTGATCGAGGAAATCGGGGAGCACATCGCCTCCAAGGGAAAGTGGCAGGAGAGGGGCAAGTGA
- the LOC107997400 gene encoding uncharacterized protein LOC107997400 → MHRPDYIIPWVEMRARDENIRKAFKCYPVLEPFAPRHSISYFNNNKEDSTKWAYERLHKVDGFDPGKPRCDRIKQSLIWLEISRENKGLKIPLITSHSYGRPNRVQIDIPDKKYHRCSKLKEFYSRCGFELTTDEEKQEKPICLH, encoded by the exons atgcATCGGCCAGATTACATCATTCCTTGGGTGGAAATGCGGGCGAGAGACGAGAACATTCGAAAAGCATTCAAGTGTTATCCCGTG TTGGAACCGTTCGCTCCGCGACATTCGATctcttattttaacaataacaaaGAGGACAGCACAAAATGGGCGTACGAGCGTCTTCATAAAGTGGACGGTTTCGATCCCGGCAAGCCGCGATGCGATCGTATCAAGCAGAGTCTTATTTGGTTGGAAATCTCGAGGGAGAACAAAGGTCTCAAGATCCCGCTGATTACCAGTCACTCGTACGGGAGACCGAACAGGGTTCAAATCGATATCCCTGACAAGAAGTATCATCGATGCAGCAAactgaaagaattttattctcgcTGCGGCTTTGAATTAACCACTGATGAGGAAAAACAGGAGAAACCGATTTGTCTCCATTAA